Proteins from one Deinococcus fonticola genomic window:
- a CDS encoding 4Fe-4S dicluster domain-containing protein, translating to MWRDVLEQVSELGNLVPRFTAPRCLLVRQAVGGCDACQVACPHEAIRLGEHLGVGITIDPQKCTGCGLCVQSCPTGALEYDLTGPLEALQAQKDGGEAVLCCSQSGAPAPSLPCLGRVTPGVVSAAGAWNLPITLLHGDCAACPVGAGDVPERLQEVIQQTQQLRAATGRPAQVTLRRSTDIDRGRSVGVSRRGAFAALLRAGQKQVIRQLPERPLPFVDWSVPAERLPAEWRWRARTLRPTPAPDTPIHWPAPLIGEGCIDCPVCANVCPTEAITRDLQPDGGVQLHLNLSACTGCMACQRSCPPQVIHRQEQWFYAALETTVLLRESGSVM from the coding sequence ATGTGGCGTGACGTGCTGGAACAGGTCAGTGAACTGGGGAACCTCGTCCCGCGCTTCACCGCGCCGCGCTGTCTGCTGGTGCGCCAGGCGGTGGGCGGCTGCGACGCCTGCCAGGTCGCCTGCCCGCACGAGGCCATTCGGCTGGGCGAGCACCTCGGCGTGGGCATCACCATCGACCCGCAAAAATGCACCGGGTGTGGGCTGTGCGTGCAGAGCTGCCCCACCGGGGCGCTGGAATACGACCTGACCGGGCCACTGGAAGCCCTCCAGGCCCAGAAAGACGGGGGAGAGGCGGTGCTGTGCTGCTCGCAGAGCGGAGCGCCGGCCCCCAGCCTGCCGTGCCTGGGCCGCGTCACCCCGGGTGTCGTGAGTGCGGCGGGGGCCTGGAACCTGCCCATCACGCTGCTGCACGGGGACTGCGCGGCGTGTCCGGTCGGCGCAGGTGACGTGCCGGAGCGCTTGCAGGAGGTTATCCAGCAAACGCAGCAGCTGCGGGCCGCCACCGGACGCCCCGCGCAGGTCACCCTCCGGCGCAGCACCGACATCGACCGGGGCCGCAGCGTGGGCGTGTCGCGCCGGGGGGCCTTCGCGGCCCTGCTGCGGGCCGGGCAAAAGCAGGTGATCCGGCAGCTTCCCGAGCGCCCCCTGCCCTTCGTGGACTGGTCGGTGCCGGCCGAGCGCCTGCCTGCCGAGTGGCGCTGGCGGGCCAGGACGCTGCGCCCCACGCCCGCGCCGGACACCCCCATTCACTGGCCGGCTCCGCTGATCGGAGAAGGGTGCATCGACTGCCCGGTGTGCGCCAACGTGTGCCCCACCGAGGCCATTACCCGCGACCTGCAGCCCGACGGAGGCGTGCAGTTACACCTGAACCTTAGCGCTTGCACCGGCTGTATGGCCTGCCAGCGCTCGTGCCCGCCGCAGGTCATTCACCGGCAGGAGCAGTGGTTTTACGCGGCGCTGGAAACGACCGTCCTGCTGCGTGAAAGCGGCAGCGTAATGTGA
- a CDS encoding MGDG synthase family glycosyltransferase, translating to MFFSAAIGSGHHQAQRAVALALKAKGVPIEDQQLEALDYMNALERGMGVDLYTFELKYAPWLYRAFYNSTDRGQVWNHAVEFMFRQGQRRFEPELLTFRPDVVVSSFWAPTAVAGRIREVNKLKFLNALVVTDYRVHLHWARREADLLLVAAEETREQMLKRGIPAERVVVTGIPISPVFRELQQADQAALRDKHGLKPEVPLILLSAGGTGVYRSLRVVLRELGNLGQRVQVVVPGSQAGAGIEQLGGATLHHLDFTPDFPELLAASDLVVGKAGGLTVAEATALGVPMVVFDPIPGQEEHNADFLARHGAGLYVRNLRDLRRAVRRALNADDHAELSRAALALGRVDAAERVASAILKKLESRA from the coding sequence ATGTTCTTCTCGGCGGCGATCGGGTCGGGGCACCATCAGGCGCAGCGGGCGGTGGCGCTGGCCCTCAAGGCAAAGGGTGTGCCCATCGAGGATCAGCAACTGGAGGCGCTGGATTACATGAACGCCCTGGAGCGCGGCATGGGGGTGGATCTGTACACCTTCGAGTTGAAGTACGCGCCGTGGCTGTACCGGGCCTTTTACAACTCCACGGATCGGGGGCAGGTGTGGAATCACGCGGTGGAGTTCATGTTCCGGCAGGGGCAGCGGCGCTTCGAGCCGGAACTGCTGACGTTCAGGCCGGACGTGGTGGTCAGTAGCTTCTGGGCCCCGACCGCCGTGGCCGGGCGCATCCGCGAGGTGAACAAGCTGAAGTTCCTGAACGCGCTGGTGGTCACGGATTACCGCGTTCACCTGCACTGGGCGCGGCGCGAGGCCGACCTGCTGCTGGTCGCCGCCGAGGAAACGCGCGAGCAGATGCTGAAGCGCGGCATTCCAGCAGAGCGGGTAGTGGTCACGGGCATTCCCATCTCCCCTGTTTTCCGCGAATTACAGCAGGCAGATCAGGCGGCGTTGCGGGACAAGCATGGATTGAAACCGGAAGTGCCCCTGATTCTGCTTTCGGCGGGTGGCACGGGCGTCTACCGTTCATTGCGAGTGGTACTGCGCGAACTGGGAAACCTGGGGCAGCGCGTGCAGGTGGTCGTACCGGGGTCGCAGGCGGGCGCAGGTATAGAGCAACTGGGCGGCGCGACGCTGCACCACCTGGACTTCACGCCGGACTTCCCGGAGTTGCTGGCGGCGTCCGACCTCGTGGTCGGGAAGGCGGGGGGCCTCACGGTGGCGGAGGCCACGGCCCTGGGGGTGCCGATGGTCGTCTTTGACCCCATTCCGGGCCAGGAGGAACACAACGCGGACTTCCTGGCGCGGCACGGCGCGGGCCTTTACGTGCGTAACCTGCGCGACCTGCGCCGGGCCGTCCGGCGTGCCCTGAATGCCGACGACCACGCCGAGTTGAGCCGGGCTGCCCTGGCGCTGGGCCGGGTGGACGCCGCCGAGCGGGTGGCGTCCGCCATCCTGAAGAAACTGGAGAGCAGGGCGTGA
- a CDS encoding rod shape-determining protein — MAEDIGIDLGTATFLIYTKNRGLILKEPSVIAMNRDSRQVRAVGDDAYRMIGRTPEGIVAVRPVRDGVISDKVLTEKMIGMFLQKANIGGGGFLGLRGGVKMMIGVPSNISDVEKRAVINAAMQNNARRAYLIEEPLAAALGAGLKITDPIGSMIVDIGGGSTDIAVISMGGIVVSESMRVAGDEFDESIMRYLRRRHNVLIGERTAEEIKIHVGAAMIHDESESVAAEVRGRDLTDGLPKTIAVDTIDVIEALSDPLTKIVEATRRVLEMTPPELVSDIMDRGIIMTGGGSLLKNFDELLRQTTGIPVAVAENAVEAVAIGTGMALDMVGELGDSLVSSDMYIRR; from the coding sequence ATGGCGGAGGACATTGGGATCGACCTGGGAACCGCCACGTTTCTGATCTATACCAAGAACAGGGGCCTGATTCTGAAAGAGCCGAGCGTGATCGCCATGAACCGCGACTCGCGGCAGGTGAGGGCGGTGGGCGACGACGCTTACCGCATGATCGGCCGCACCCCCGAGGGCATCGTGGCGGTGCGGCCAGTTCGCGACGGCGTGATTTCCGACAAGGTGCTGACCGAGAAGATGATCGGCATGTTCCTTCAGAAAGCCAACATCGGCGGTGGGGGCTTTCTGGGCCTGCGCGGCGGCGTGAAGATGATGATCGGGGTGCCCAGCAACATCAGCGATGTCGAGAAGCGCGCGGTTATCAACGCCGCCATGCAGAACAACGCCCGCCGCGCCTACCTGATCGAGGAACCGCTGGCGGCGGCGCTGGGCGCGGGCCTGAAGATCACGGATCCGATCGGCAGCATGATCGTGGATATTGGTGGGGGCAGCACCGACATTGCCGTGATCAGCATGGGCGGCATCGTCGTGAGCGAGTCCATGCGCGTTGCCGGGGACGAGTTCGACGAGAGCATCATGCGTTACCTGCGCAGGCGGCACAACGTGCTGATCGGCGAGCGCACCGCCGAGGAAATCAAGATTCATGTGGGCGCTGCCATGATTCATGACGAATCCGAGAGCGTGGCCGCCGAAGTACGCGGGCGCGACCTGACCGACGGCCTGCCGAAAACCATCGCGGTGGATACCATCGACGTGATCGAGGCGCTGTCCGATCCGCTCACCAAGATCGTGGAGGCCACCCGCCGCGTGCTGGAAATGACCCCACCGGAACTGGTGAGCGACATTATGGACCGGGGCATCATCATGACCGGGGGCGGCAGCCTGCTGAAAAACTTCGATGAGCTGCTGCGCCAGACCACCGGCATTCCCGTGGCCGTGGCCGAGAACGCCGTGGAAGCCGTCGCCATCGGCACCGGCATGGCACTGGACATGGTGGGCGAACTGGGGGACAGCCTGGTGTCCAGCGACATGTATATCCGCCGCTGA
- a CDS encoding class I SAM-dependent methyltransferase gives MNYDDLADLYDHQYDVYRDDLHFYAGVAERVGGRILEVGAGTGRVTAFLARRGLNVTGLEPSARMIEKGQARAARDGLKLNFVQGDVRSYRHGGHFDLILAPFNALMHLYSLNDQLDALQNIRAHLEPGGPFVFDLYVPHFGKMNTLRHEGETFHAPDGGRTDVFVVQRHDKVKQLITTEYFVDTVDTAGALSRRHFTLTQRYFNRFEVEWLLRCAGFESPRVTGSFQGGPLETTSEVMVFQTRAK, from the coding sequence GTGAATTACGACGATCTGGCCGACCTGTACGACCATCAGTACGACGTGTACCGCGATGACCTGCACTTCTACGCGGGTGTGGCCGAGCGCGTGGGCGGCCGCATTCTGGAGGTCGGGGCCGGCACCGGGCGGGTCACGGCCTTCCTGGCGCGGCGGGGGCTGAACGTCACGGGGCTGGAACCCAGCGCCCGCATGATCGAGAAGGGACAGGCCCGCGCGGCGCGGGACGGACTGAAGCTGAATTTCGTGCAGGGAGACGTGCGCAGCTACCGGCACGGGGGGCACTTCGACCTGATCCTCGCACCGTTCAATGCCCTGATGCACCTTTACTCGCTGAACGATCAACTGGACGCCCTGCAGAACATCCGGGCGCACCTGGAGCCGGGCGGGCCATTCGTGTTCGACCTGTACGTGCCGCATTTCGGAAAGATGAACACCCTGCGCCACGAAGGCGAGACCTTCCACGCCCCGGACGGCGGGCGCACGGACGTGTTCGTGGTGCAGCGCCACGACAAGGTCAAGCAACTGATCACCACCGAGTACTTCGTGGACACGGTGGATACGGCGGGGGCGTTGAGCCGCCGGCATTTCACGCTGACGCAGCGGTACTTCAACCGCTTCGAGGTGGAGTGGCTCTTGCGCTGCGCCGGCTTCGAGTCGCCGCGCGTCACCGGCAGTTTTCAGGGCGGGCCACTGGAGACTACGAGTGAGGTGATGGTCTTTCAGACGCGGGCGAAGTAA
- the fabZ gene encoding 3-hydroxyacyl-ACP dehydratase FabZ, giving the protein MEPILIQDVLKMLPHRYPFILVDRVLSAANGEVHAIKNVTINEPFFVGHFPAEPVMPGVLITEALAQASMFCMREEMQPGHIGYLAGIEGARFKRKVIPGDQLHLHAKLEFLRRGLGKTVCRAEVDGVVAAEATILFAVAKG; this is encoded by the coding sequence ATGGAACCCATCCTGATTCAGGACGTACTGAAAATGCTGCCGCACCGTTACCCCTTCATTCTGGTCGACCGGGTGCTCAGTGCGGCGAACGGTGAAGTGCACGCCATCAAGAACGTGACCATCAACGAGCCTTTTTTTGTGGGTCACTTCCCAGCAGAACCCGTGATGCCCGGGGTGCTGATCACCGAGGCGCTGGCGCAGGCCAGCATGTTCTGCATGCGTGAGGAAATGCAGCCCGGCCATATCGGTTACCTGGCAGGCATTGAAGGCGCACGTTTCAAACGCAAGGTCATTCCCGGCGACCAGTTGCACCTGCACGCCAAACTGGAATTCCTGCGCCGGGGCCTCGGAAAAACCGTGTGCCGCGCCGAGGTGGACGGCGTGGTCGCCGCCGAAGCCACGATTCTGTTCGCGGTGGCGAAGGGGTGA
- a CDS encoding LptF/LptG family permease yields MTRLSRYVTAELLPPLLAGTLLFTAILSFGYFFISSQWLAGVPLGLIGRWIAFQVPDTLVKVFPMAVVLMTVVAFGRMSTERELVAVQSGGVSLGRVARPALLLGGLLTALSAFLSLWIAPKANVETRGLYWDVLTGAGLSTLSGKTVDLGNNLTLYLQGYDAKTGQMRGVRVEKWQADAPRRGTVIFADAGTFRDNRLSLTGYRAYTVNYDAAGQLSTIPETDVAAFREAVQSTFPNVIVPANTTDALNLDTGLSRKETLAQYADAIGADAEGWPQLITKLTAPGVKEADRQAARLNLNRKLALPFANLVLVLAALPFALRFGRTLGVSLGIALIIAVAYYLLFSVGLTVASALPALPEVGVWLANIVFGVAGLWLLRRA; encoded by the coding sequence ATGACCCGCCTTTCGCGCTACGTCACCGCCGAGTTGCTGCCGCCGCTGCTGGCGGGAACCCTGCTTTTCACGGCGATCCTCAGTTTCGGGTACTTCTTTATTTCCAGCCAGTGGCTGGCGGGGGTGCCGCTGGGATTGATCGGGCGCTGGATCGCGTTTCAGGTACCGGACACGCTGGTAAAGGTGTTCCCGATGGCGGTGGTGCTGATGACGGTGGTGGCGTTTGGCCGCATGAGCACCGAGCGTGAGCTGGTGGCGGTGCAGTCGGGCGGCGTGAGCCTGGGGCGCGTGGCACGTCCGGCGCTGCTCCTGGGGGGGCTGCTGACGGCGCTGTCGGCGTTCCTGAGCCTGTGGATCGCCCCAAAAGCCAACGTGGAGACGCGCGGCCTGTACTGGGACGTGCTGACCGGGGCGGGATTGTCGACCCTGAGCGGAAAAACTGTCGATCTGGGGAACAATCTGACGCTGTACCTGCAGGGCTACGACGCCAAAACGGGGCAGATGCGGGGCGTGCGTGTGGAGAAGTGGCAGGCCGATGCCCCCAGGCGCGGCACCGTGATTTTTGCCGACGCCGGCACCTTCAGGGACAACCGCCTGAGCCTGACGGGTTACCGCGCCTACACCGTGAACTACGACGCGGCGGGGCAACTCTCGACCATTCCCGAGACCGATGTGGCCGCTTTTCGTGAAGCGGTGCAGAGTACTTTTCCCAACGTGATCGTGCCAGCGAACACCACCGACGCGCTGAATCTCGACACCGGCCTCTCACGCAAGGAAACGCTCGCCCAGTATGCCGACGCCATCGGCGCGGACGCCGAGGGCTGGCCGCAACTGATCACGAAACTGACGGCGCCGGGTGTCAAAGAAGCAGACCGTCAGGCGGCGCGGCTGAACCTGAACCGCAAGTTGGCGCTGCCGTTCGCCAACCTGGTGCTGGTGCTGGCGGCCCTGCCGTTCGCGCTGCGGTTCGGGCGCACGCTGGGCGTCAGCCTGGGCATCGCGCTGATCATCGCGGTGGCGTACTACCTGCTGTTCAGCGTGGGCCTGACCGTCGCCAGTGCCCTGCCCGCCCTGCCGGAAGTGGGCGTGTGGCTGGCGAATATCGTGTTCGGCGTGGCAGGCCTGTGGCTGCTGAGGCGAGCGTGA
- a CDS encoding GNAT family N-acetyltransferase has protein sequence MLLVHPALTPDIQALLARAMFPDPQRTAHTFQQYHQRTDWQVFAWQIRGKIVCAAGLQVDGHSAEILHIGTDPLHSGQGYGRALLQAVIRELNLMQVRADTDDSSIGFYRKLGFTDTEIPNPWNIRRYRCTLKVSPGGVSSCTGTPLRLGLTLPAPRRRRG, from the coding sequence ATGCTGCTTGTTCACCCGGCCCTGACCCCTGACATTCAGGCGCTGCTGGCCCGCGCCATGTTCCCGGACCCGCAACGCACCGCCCACACCTTTCAGCAGTACCACCAACGAACCGACTGGCAGGTGTTCGCCTGGCAAATCCGTGGAAAGATCGTCTGCGCCGCCGGCCTTCAGGTAGACGGCCACAGCGCCGAAATTCTGCACATCGGCACGGATCCGCTGCACAGCGGCCAGGGGTATGGGCGAGCCCTCCTGCAAGCCGTCATCCGTGAACTGAATCTCATGCAGGTGAGGGCCGACACGGACGACAGCTCTATCGGGTTTTACCGGAAGCTGGGCTTTACTGACACGGAAATCCCAAATCCCTGGAACATCCGGCGTTACCGCTGCACCCTGAAGGTCAGTCCGGGCGGAGTGTCCAGTTGCACCGGTACACCCTTGCGGTTGGGACTTACCCTTCCAGCTCCGCGAAGACGGCGCGGCTGA
- a CDS encoding diacylglycerol/lipid kinase family protein: protein MTHATSPEFTVVLNAQAGRGLAARKWPQLQAELRRRGLPFTLLATATPEEARARVLALPPHAPIMTVGGEGTVSAILPALVGTGRPLAIIPLGSGNDFAGMLGLRAGDFGEALNRLAYAPRAVDVLEVQWLAGGGAEQRRYLLNGLGMGFDAQVNQAMKDTPARWPGLARYAWGAFATVRHLHLSSVSVELDGQPWYAGPSALCAVMNGTRYGGGFRISPHSDVRDGLLNVVASGPIGRLELLKLMAQVLAARHIGQPGVHAAQGRQVSVRWSEPIALHVDGEDAGKVTALSVKVHPNAVQLLNA from the coding sequence TTGACCCACGCGACCTCTCCTGAATTCACGGTGGTGCTGAACGCCCAGGCGGGGCGCGGGCTGGCGGCGCGCAAATGGCCGCAACTGCAAGCGGAACTGCGCAGGCGCGGCTTGCCCTTCACGCTGCTGGCCACCGCGACGCCCGAGGAAGCGCGCGCGCGGGTGCTGGCCCTGCCGCCCCACGCGCCCATCATGACGGTGGGAGGAGAAGGTACCGTGTCCGCCATTTTGCCCGCGCTGGTGGGCACCGGGCGGCCCCTGGCGATCATTCCGCTGGGCAGTGGAAACGATTTCGCGGGGATGCTGGGCCTGCGGGCCGGGGATTTCGGCGAGGCGCTGAACCGGCTGGCCTACGCCCCGCGCGCCGTGGACGTGCTCGAAGTGCAGTGGCTGGCCGGAGGCGGCGCGGAGCAGCGGCGTTACCTGCTCAACGGCCTGGGCATGGGGTTCGACGCGCAGGTGAACCAGGCCATGAAGGACACCCCGGCCCGCTGGCCCGGCCTGGCCCGCTACGCCTGGGGGGCCTTTGCCACCGTGCGGCACCTGCACCTGTCCAGCGTGAGCGTGGAGTTGGACGGCCAACCCTGGTACGCCGGCCCCAGTGCGCTGTGCGCGGTGATGAACGGCACGCGTTACGGCGGGGGTTTTCGTATCAGTCCCCATTCGGACGTTCGTGACGGGCTGCTGAACGTGGTGGCCAGCGGCCCGATCGGCCGCCTGGAACTGCTGAAGCTGATGGCGCAGGTGCTGGCGGCCAGGCATATTGGCCAGCCGGGCGTTCACGCGGCGCAGGGACGGCAGGTGAGCGTGCGCTGGAGCGAACCCATCGCCCTGCACGTGGACGGCGAGGACGCCGGGAAGGTCACCGCGCTGAGCGTGAAGGTGCATCCGAATGCGGTGCAGCTCCTGAACGCCTGA
- a CDS encoding acyl-CoA dehydrogenase → MTTTDRVLPDTGMSFALLDEQRMILQHVRDFCRAEIASRSAEYDREAKYPHEQLRGLAEMGLMGATVPEEWGGAGLDSVTYALCLEEIAAADSSVAVIVSVQNGLPEQMILKYGTDQQREKYLRPLASGQHIGAFCLTEPHAGSDAASLRLKAERDGDHWVLNGSKAWITSGNHADTFLVMARTGGEGARGISCFIVEKGTPGLSAGKPEHKMGQHAAHTTTVTFENVRVPHENLVGQEGQGLIIALSSLDSGRIGIGMLGLGIARAALEHAARYASEREQFGRKIREFEGVSFKIARMAARIESTRLVGLKAAWLKDQGQPFSKEASITKLLGSEAAVEITRDAVQIFGGNGYSAEYPVEKLYRDAKITEIYEGTSEIQQLVISRAVFAELEG, encoded by the coding sequence ATGACCACCACCGACCGCGTTCTTCCTGACACGGGCATGAGTTTCGCGCTGCTGGACGAGCAGCGCATGATTTTGCAGCATGTGCGCGACTTCTGCCGCGCCGAGATCGCCAGCCGCAGCGCCGAATACGACCGCGAGGCGAAGTATCCGCACGAGCAGCTGCGCGGCCTGGCCGAGATGGGCCTGATGGGCGCGACCGTGCCCGAGGAGTGGGGCGGCGCGGGCCTGGACAGCGTGACCTACGCGCTGTGCCTGGAGGAAATCGCCGCCGCCGACTCCAGCGTCGCCGTGATTGTCAGCGTGCAAAACGGCCTGCCCGAGCAGATGATCCTGAAGTACGGCACCGACCAGCAACGCGAAAAATACCTCAGGCCACTGGCCAGCGGGCAGCACATCGGGGCGTTTTGCCTGACCGAACCGCACGCCGGCAGTGACGCCGCGAGCCTGCGCCTGAAAGCCGAGCGCGACGGCGACCACTGGGTGCTGAACGGCAGCAAGGCCTGGATCACCAGCGGCAACCACGCCGATACCTTCCTGGTGATGGCGCGCACCGGTGGCGAGGGAGCCAGGGGTATCAGCTGCTTTATCGTCGAGAAGGGCACGCCCGGCCTCAGCGCCGGCAAACCCGAACACAAGATGGGCCAGCACGCCGCGCATACCACCACCGTCACCTTCGAGAACGTGCGCGTACCCCACGAGAACCTGGTGGGTCAGGAAGGCCAGGGCCTGATCATCGCGCTGTCCAGCCTCGACTCGGGGCGCATCGGCATCGGCATGCTGGGCCTCGGCATCGCCCGCGCCGCCCTGGAGCACGCCGCGCGCTACGCCAGCGAACGCGAGCAGTTCGGTCGGAAAATCCGCGAGTTCGAGGGCGTGTCCTTCAAGATCGCCCGCATGGCCGCCCGCATCGAGAGTACTCGCCTGGTGGGCCTGAAAGCCGCCTGGCTCAAGGATCAGGGCCAGCCTTTTTCCAAGGAAGCCAGCATCACCAAACTGCTCGGCTCCGAAGCCGCCGTGGAGATCACCCGTGACGCCGTGCAAATTTTTGGCGGCAACGGCTACAGCGCCGAGTACCCCGTCGAGAAACTGTACCGCGATGCCAAGATCACCGAGATCTACGAGGGCACCTCCGAAATTCAGCAACTGGTCATCAGCCGCGCCGTCTTCGCGGAGCTGGAAGGGTAA
- the wecB gene encoding non-hydrolyzing UDP-N-acetylglucosamine 2-epimerase, giving the protein MTERTIVLAFGTRPEATKMAPVYRALERHPGLRPLILSTGQQRQMLDGALNVFGLTPDQDLNVMTERQTLADLTARIVPTSGKLLREMRADMVLVHGDTSTSFCVALSAFYEGIPVGHVEAGLRSGSLREPFPEEANRRLTGVLSSLDFAPTTGSKANLLREGKSAEHIVVTGQTAVDAVREVAGRVPLRPAWQQQLEAGRKLVTVTMHRRENQPMMREMAQALGRVAAKFPDHHFIYPVHLSPAVQEAVKPVLGEVPNFELIDPLDYSEMAPLMAASVLLATDSGGLQEEGAALNVPVAVLRNVTERPEGVEAGVLKLAGNDPAGLEQVLTDLLGSESTLKAMREAHNPYGDGNASGRIAQAIAWYFGQGARPADWTL; this is encoded by the coding sequence ATGACTGAACGCACGATTGTCCTGGCTTTCGGCACCCGACCCGAAGCCACCAAAATGGCCCCCGTCTACCGCGCCCTTGAGCGTCACCCCGGCCTCAGGCCGCTGATTCTCTCGACCGGGCAGCAGCGCCAGATGCTCGATGGCGCCCTGAACGTCTTTGGCCTCACACCCGATCAGGACCTGAACGTCATGACCGAGCGGCAGACGCTGGCCGACCTGACCGCCCGCATCGTCCCGACTTCCGGCAAACTGCTGCGCGAAATGCGCGCCGACATGGTGCTGGTACACGGGGACACCAGCACGTCCTTCTGCGTGGCCCTGTCGGCCTTTTACGAGGGCATCCCGGTCGGGCACGTGGAAGCGGGCCTGCGCTCGGGCAGCCTCCGCGAACCCTTCCCGGAAGAAGCCAACCGCCGCCTGACCGGGGTGCTGTCCAGCCTGGATTTCGCGCCCACGACCGGCAGCAAGGCCAACCTGCTGCGCGAAGGCAAAAGCGCCGAGCACATCGTCGTGACCGGGCAGACCGCCGTGGACGCCGTGCGCGAGGTCGCCGGGCGGGTGCCGCTGCGCCCCGCGTGGCAGCAGCAACTGGAGGCTGGGCGCAAGCTCGTGACCGTGACCATGCACCGCCGCGAGAACCAGCCCATGATGCGCGAGATGGCCCAGGCGCTCGGGCGGGTCGCCGCGAAATTTCCCGACCATCACTTCATTTACCCCGTTCATCTTTCCCCCGCTGTGCAGGAAGCCGTGAAACCCGTGCTGGGCGAAGTACCCAACTTCGAACTGATTGATCCTCTCGACTACAGCGAGATGGCCCCGCTGATGGCCGCCTCGGTGCTGCTGGCCACCGACTCCGGGGGCTTACAGGAAGAAGGCGCGGCCCTGAACGTCCCCGTGGCCGTGCTGCGCAACGTCACCGAACGCCCCGAGGGGGTGGAAGCCGGCGTGCTGAAACTGGCTGGCAACGACCCCGCCGGACTGGAACAGGTGCTGACCGACCTGCTGGGCAGCGAGAGTACCCTCAAGGCCATGCGCGAAGCCCACAACCCTTACGGCGACGGGAATGCTTCTGGCCGCATCGCCCAGGCCATCGCCTGGTACTTCGGCCAGGGCGCGCGCCCCGCCGATTGGACGCTTTAA
- a CDS encoding polysaccharide deacetylase family protein has protein sequence MKRRGWAGLLGLGIYGVYIVGPYLAVQVGHWGLIREGRMRRREVALTFDDGPDPLVTSAILDALQEARASATFFVVPERAEAHRELIGRMLAEGHQVEAHAEVHRHAWTRTPWGAYLDPIRAKKRVQAVTGQSVTLHRPAHGAYTLATLLGQRRAGVTGAHWSIEAHDWHRRYPAEAVRGRLNRLLQPGAVIVLHDAGPGAARTVELLPDFLSDLKKRGYVTRTLAALDGAQPQDWAALKRRAFMAFDRLFDRLGGNRPLGGRVDNLFRIGEVAFPLRGIRLNDGSAVPFGAKAIEFHVNNPLLVDLGPRRGLLRGIHDFGVLAHELQVRPEWRDVQYVFCLSALSPLMALGGYETHDLPAADARRLRGWANVLRRAYGSQRGAQRPRLSILAREAFIRRFERPLD, from the coding sequence GTGAAGCGGCGCGGGTGGGCGGGTCTGCTCGGGCTGGGAATTTACGGCGTTTACATCGTGGGGCCGTATCTGGCGGTGCAGGTGGGCCACTGGGGCCTGATCCGCGAGGGCCGTATGCGGCGGCGCGAGGTGGCGCTGACCTTTGACGACGGCCCCGATCCGCTCGTCACGTCCGCCATTCTGGACGCCCTGCAGGAAGCGCGGGCCAGCGCCACCTTCTTCGTCGTACCGGAGCGGGCCGAGGCGCACCGCGAACTGATCGGGCGCATGCTGGCCGAGGGCCACCAGGTGGAAGCGCACGCGGAAGTTCACCGCCACGCCTGGACGCGCACCCCCTGGGGGGCTTACCTTGACCCCATCCGTGCCAAAAAGCGCGTGCAGGCCGTCACCGGGCAATCCGTGACGCTGCACCGCCCGGCGCACGGGGCTTACACGCTGGCGACCCTGCTGGGGCAACGCCGCGCCGGGGTGACGGGGGCGCACTGGAGCATTGAGGCGCACGACTGGCACCGCCGTTACCCGGCTGAGGCTGTCAGGGGGCGCCTCAACCGCTTGCTCCAGCCCGGCGCGGTGATTGTCCTGCACGACGCCGGGCCTGGAGCTGCAAGAACTGTCGAGTTGCTGCCGGATTTCCTGAGCGACCTGAAAAAGCGCGGCTACGTGACCCGCACCCTCGCCGCGCTGGACGGCGCGCAGCCGCAGGACTGGGCCGCCCTGAAAAGACGCGCCTTCATGGCCTTCGACCGGCTGTTCGACCGGCTGGGCGGCAACCGGCCCCTGGGCGGACGGGTGGACAACCTCTTCAGGATCGGGGAGGTGGCGTTTCCGCTGCGCGGCATTCGCCTGAACGACGGCTCGGCGGTGCCCTTCGGCGCGAAAGCCATCGAATTCCACGTGAACAACCCCCTGCTGGTCGACCTGGGGCCGCGCCGGGGCCTGCTGCGCGGCATTCACGATTTCGGGGTGCTGGCGCACGAGTTGCAGGTGCGCCCCGAGTGGCGGGACGTGCAGTACGTGTTCTGCCTGTCGGCGCTGTCTCCTCTGATGGCGCTGGGCGGATACGAGACGCACGACCTGCCCGCCGCCGATGCCAGGCGGCTGCGCGGCTGGGCCAACGTGCTGCGCCGCGCTTACGGCAGCCAGCGTGGTGCCCAGAGGCCGCGGCTGAGCATCCTGGCCCGCGAAGCGTTCATCCGGCGCTTCGAGCGTCCGCTGGACTGA